One Onthophagus taurus isolate NC chromosome 4, IU_Otau_3.0, whole genome shotgun sequence DNA window includes the following coding sequences:
- the LOC139429683 gene encoding uncharacterized protein, whose protein sequence is MVVCEDCGKSFTRVDNLKRHQRLSCIGKRIKLDAPQIPKAVKCEACDDYVNRQCYSAHLRSNAHKRNAFVIIDDGVERIAGAFGDKIVSYRISEEGFFVDLDEFSHRIREKILNLIQSAIDIHRNVKLNMECFGLYFLQSKEDCEIKSFNTKNKVVSLASDLYKIYKEFIDEISSKMSEFQERDSGWTLMQILYMELNLNKYNPIRASNYIDLPSQIKAKRAVINIQNADDACFAWAVTSALHEPNGLPQRTSSYPNYLDCGLDYSNIVFPVKLRDIPVFEKQNKLSINVYGINEYFKDGVMNYDIITMYICRQKEERHINLLLVTNDSGNSHYCWIKNLSRLLSSQASQNGHEKYICDGCLVFFTSENKLIRHQSDDCSKVRAILPTTNLKINKYGNEEKENILQFENFERQLKIPFVVYADFEALQKPIADAEATELNDDNSYSVKCFKHEPYAFAYYIKCSYDESLSKFEIYRGCNAAQIFMSKLEHDVLNIYKNYLSQPKEMLPLPPIDRLIHEMQDICHICSHKIKEGNKVCDHDHLTGLYRGPAHAVCNINYQLPKFIPIFFHNLSNYDCHMFVKDMALKEEDVDVIAQNKEKYISFSKKIIVGENIDSKGKLRRVHMKLRFVDSFRFMALSLEKLGSFLEDNQCVQIRKYFRNEEQFRLIRQKGVFPYSFVDSFEKLNLTALPDRSSFYNTLCDDSITEENYCRAQTVWNLFNCRTLGEYSDIYLTSDVLLLADVFENFRTISMKYYSLDPCHYFTAPGFGWDALLRMTGVKLELLTDIDMLHFFKNGIRGGLSMCTKRSAKANNKLMMEFDETKDPSYILYLDATNLYGHAMRRKLPTGGFRWLSDEEIQKLDIYNTEDDSEKGYVFEVDLEYPEAIHDEHNDLPFCPERIVPPGSKNAKLIANLENKTKYIIHYVNLKQCIKFGLKLTKIYRVLEFKQSNWMRSYIDFNSDKRAKAKNEFEKNHYKAMNNIVYGKTMENVEKRVDIRLVTHWECRHKKPGVEALIAKPNFKSSKIFCDNLIAVQLNVAEVRYCKPLYVGFSILELSKTVMYSFFYDYLKVKYGNNITLLYTDTDSLILEITTPNVYEDIKENIEFFDTSNYPLENIHNIPRGRSVLGRMKDEYPNRCITSFVGTGAKAYCITLLNDNVKKAKGVKKYVIDKHLSVTDYKRVVECGGSVHKKMYIFKSEFHTMYTELKNKIALSSCDDKRYILPNGCNTLAWGHWLIKRLNANK, encoded by the exons atggtcGTGTGTGAggattgtggaaaaagttttactcgagttgacaatttaaaaagacaTCAACGATTATCTTGTATTGGCAAGAGAATCAAGCTTGACGCACCGCAAATTCCAAAAGCAGTAAAATGTGAGGCTTGCGATGATTATGTAAATAGACAATGTTACTCTGCACATTTACGAAGCAACGCACACAAGCGTAACGCTTTTGTTATAATCGATGACGGAGTGGAGAGAATAGCTGGAGCATTCGGTGACAAAATTGTCAGTTATCGAATAAGTGAAGAAGGTTTTTTTGTGGATTTGGATGAATTTTCTCATAGAATTcgagaaaaaatactaaatctaATACAAAGCGCAATCGATATTCaccgaaatgtaaaattaaatatggaatgttttggtttgtattttttacaatcaaaggaagactgtgaaataaaatcattcaatacGAAAAATAAGGTAGTATCATTAGCGTCGgatctgtataaaatatataaggaatttattgatgaaatttcatcaaaaatgtcaGAATTCCAGGAACGAGATTCAG gatggactttaatgcaaattctctatatggagttaaatttaaacaaatataatcctATCAGAGCATCTAATTACATCGATCTACCATCGCAAATAAAAGCAAAGCGTGCtgtgataaatatacaaaacgcgGATGATGCATGTTTTGCATGGGCTGTAACATCCGCACTACATGAACCGAACGGTTTACCACAGAGGACATCTTCGTATCCGAATTACCTAGACTGCGGCTTAGactattcaaatattgtttttccagTTAAATTACGAGATATACCTGTATTTGAAAAGCAGAACAAACTATCTATTAATGTATATGGAATAAATGAGTATTTTAAAGACggtgttatgaattatgacataattacaatgtatatatgtcgacaaaaagaagaaagacatataaatttattattggttaCAAATGATTCCGGGAATAGTCactattgttggataaaaaatctGTCTCGATTACTATCATCGCAAGCATCGCAGAATGGTCATGAAAAGTATATTTGCGACGGATGCTTGGTATTCTTTACgtcagaaaataaacttatccgTCATCAAAGTGACGATTGCAGCAAGGTAAGGGCAATtttaccaacaacaaatttgaaaataaataaatatggaaatgaagaaaaggaaaatatactacagttcgaaaattttgaacgacaattaaaaataccgtTCGTGGTGTATGCAGATTTTGAAGCATTACAGAAACCGATCGCCGATGCGGAAGCAACAGAACTTAACGATGATAATTCATACTCCgtcaaatgtttcaaacacgAACCTTATGCATTtgcatattatataaaatgttcataTGACGAATCATTGTCGAAGTTTGAAATATATCGCGGATGTAATGCTGCTCAAATTTTCATGAGCAAGTTGGAACATGACGTTctgaatatatacaaaaattatttaagccaACCAAAAGAAATGCTCCCATTACCACCTATTGATAGATTAATACACGAGATGCAGGATATCTGTCACATTTgttcgcacaaaataaaagaaggtaATAAAGTGTGCGATCATGATCACCTAACTGGGTTGTATAGAGGACCCGCACATGCTGTATGTaacatcaattatcaattaccaaaGTTCATACCGATATTCTTTCACAATCTTTCGAACTACGATTGTCATATGTTTGTGAAAGATATGgcattaaaagaagaagacgtGGACGTTATAGCacagaataaagaaaagtatatatcattttcgaaaaaaattatcgtaggAGAAAACATTGACAGCAAGGGAAAGCTAAGGCGGGTTCATATGAAATTGAGATTTGTGGATTCATTTAGGTTTATGGCTTTATCGCTAGAGAAGTTGGGTTCATTTTTGGAAGACAACCAATGCGTTcaaatcagaaaatattttaggaacGAAGAACAGTTTCGACTTATACGTCAGAAAGGAGTTTTTCCGTATTCCTTTGTGGATTCATTCGAAAAGCTGAATCTTACCGCTCTGCCAGATCGAAGTAGTTTTTACAATACTTTATGCGACGATAGTATAAccgaagaaaattattgtcgTGCACAAACGGTGTGGAACTTATTTAACTGTCGCACTTTAGGCGAATATAGCGACATTTATTTAACGTCTGACGTTTTACTTTTGGCGGACGTATTTGAGAATTTCCGAACCATCTCGATGAAGTATTACTCTTTAGATCCATGTCATTACTTCACAGCGCCGGGCTTCGGTTGGGATGCATTATTACGAATGACAGgggtaaaattagaattattaacggacatagacatgttacacttctttaaaaatggtattcgcGGTGGATTAAGTATGTGCACTAAACGCAGTGCGAAggctaacaataaattaatgatggaATTTGATGAAACCAAAGACCCATCTTATATTTTGTATCTCGACGCTACGAATTTGTATGGACACGCAATGAGACGAAAATTACCGACGGGGGGATTTCGATGGCTATCAGATGAAGAGATTCAAAAGTTAGATATTTACAATACGGAAGACGATTCCGAAAAGGGTTACGTGTTCGAGGTAGATTTAGAGTATCCGGAAGCAATACATGATGAACACAACGATTTGCCATTTTGTCCAGAACGGATTGTACCCCCAGgttcaaaaaatgcaaagttaatagcaaatttggaaaataaaacaaaatacatcatTCATTACGTGAATCTAAAGCAGTGTATCAAGTTCGGATTGAAACTAACGAAGATTTACAGAGtattagaatttaaacaatccaaCTGGATGCGGAGCTACATCGATTTCAATTCCGATAAACGTGCGAAAGCtaagaatgaatttgaaaaaaatcattacaaagcaATGAATAACATCGTATACGGTAAGACAatggaaaatgtggaaaagcGAGTGGATATAAGACTAGTTACCCACTGGGAATGTCGTCATAAGAAACCGGGCGTGGAAGCCCTAATagctaaaccaaattttaaatcttcgaaaatattttgcgaTAATTTGATAGCCGTTCAATTGAACGTCGCGGAAGTTCGTTATTGCAAACCGCTGTATGTAGGTTTCAGTATATTAGAGCTTTCGAAAACCGTAATGTACAGCTTCTTCTATGAttacttaaaagttaaatatggaaataacatAACACTTTTATACACCGATACTGATTCCCTAATCCTAGAAATTACTACTCCCAATGTATAtgaggatataaaagaaaatattgaattttttgacaCGTCCAATTATCCGTTAGAGAATATACACAATATACCTCGCGGTCGATCTGTGTTGGGAAGAATGAAAGATGAATATCCAAACAGGTGCATAACGTCATTTGTTGGAACAGGAGCTAAGGCGTACTGCATCACCTTGTTGaatgataatgtaaaaaaggCTAAAGGAGTAAAGaaatatgttatagataaacaTTTAAGCGTGACCGATTATAAACGTGTGGTTGAATGTGGCGGATcggttcataaaaaaatgtacatttttaagtcAGAATTTCATACTATGTATAccgaattaaagaataaaattgctcTTTCATCGTGCGATGATAAACGATACATATTGCCGAACGGATGTAATACTTTGGCGTGGGGTCATTGgttgataaaaagattgaatgcgaataaatga